The following coding sequences lie in one Babylonia areolata isolate BAREFJ2019XMU chromosome 7, ASM4173473v1, whole genome shotgun sequence genomic window:
- the LOC143284346 gene encoding uncharacterized protein LOC143284346, whose translation MQTEIDEVRKENKELKEKVSSLEEKLDDQESRGRRKNLIFYGIPTPPNRAETYADCEEAVKDVLRNKMGIQEEIPMERAHRLKGGRGGTRPIIVLFEKYKHKEKVLSECKKLKGTDVFVSEDFTLKVREKRRQLLPFLREAKSANKRAFLRFDSLVVEGKHYVYDAEARGLREKTVNM comes from the coding sequence ATGCAAACAGAAATCGACGAAGTCCGCAAAGAAAATAAGGAACTGAAAGAAAAGGTGTCTAGTTTGGAAGAGAAACTTGACGATCAAGAAAGCAGAGGCAGACGAAAAAATCTCATCTTTTACGGTATTCCCACTCCCCCAAATCGTGCTGAGACGTATGCTGACTGTGAAGAAGCTGTCAAGGATGTTTTGAGGAACAAGATGGGGATACAGGAGGAGATTCCCATGGAACGAGCACATCgtctgaagggagggagggggggaacacgCCCGATCATTGTTCTGTTCGAAAagtacaaacacaaagaaaaagtgcTGTCAGAATGCAAGAAACTGAAAGGAACGGACGTGTTTGTGTCTGAAGACTTTACcctgaaggtgagagagaagcgCCGTCAGTTACTGCCTTTCCTGCGAGAGGCCAAGTCTGCCAACAAGAGAGCATTTCTGCGCTTCGATTCCCTGGTCGTTGAAGGCAAGCACTACGTCTACGACGCTGAAGCCAGAGGTCTGCGTGAAAAGACGGTAAACATGTGA